A single Crateriforma conspicua DNA region contains:
- the sufD gene encoding Fe-S cluster assembly protein SufD yields the protein MTQTTTIAFDQAGLETFLQSRDEPDWLIELRREAWQHAAAMSWPERRSEEWNRTDIRIFQLEKYGVPCGPVADDLPSRAQLAEGVDLAGWIHTTDSQVTEESLSEKWAAKGVLFGSLERLCRDHADVIRPHLFTAFDPDYDKFAALHAAFWSGGQLLYVPRGVALTEPLHISSLLSDGGTDTTHTLIVLEEGAEATVLHESNGVDAEGGGLHLGAIELIQKAGSHLRFVDLQEWGQKTYHFAHQKAVVDRDASLQWTIAAMGGQLAKVNQTVDLVGPGADSQVNGVMFTEGRQHLAFHTMQHHKAPNCHSDFLYKSAQQDRSRTVWKGMIKVDKEAQKTDGYQRNDNLVLSNHSRADSIPGLEIEADDVRCTHGSTTSKVDEEQIFYAQCRGFTRNEATRMIVTGFFQQIFDRITIESVREALGAAIARQVREYS from the coding sequence ATGACACAAACGACAACCATCGCATTCGACCAGGCGGGACTGGAAACTTTTCTGCAGTCACGTGATGAACCGGATTGGCTGATCGAACTGCGACGCGAAGCATGGCAACACGCCGCCGCGATGAGCTGGCCTGAGCGACGCAGCGAAGAATGGAATCGCACCGACATTCGTATTTTCCAGCTAGAAAAATACGGCGTTCCTTGCGGTCCGGTCGCTGACGATTTGCCTTCGCGTGCGCAGCTTGCCGAAGGTGTGGATCTGGCCGGCTGGATTCACACGACCGACAGCCAAGTCACCGAGGAATCGCTGAGCGAAAAATGGGCCGCCAAAGGCGTGCTGTTTGGCAGCCTGGAACGACTGTGCCGCGACCACGCCGACGTTATCCGCCCGCATTTGTTCACTGCGTTTGATCCCGACTATGACAAGTTCGCCGCCCTGCATGCGGCGTTCTGGTCGGGGGGGCAATTGTTGTACGTCCCTCGCGGTGTTGCACTAACCGAACCGCTGCACATCAGTTCGTTGTTGTCCGATGGCGGGACCGACACGACGCACACGTTGATCGTGCTGGAGGAAGGTGCCGAGGCCACCGTGTTGCATGAATCCAACGGTGTCGATGCCGAAGGCGGTGGGTTGCATTTGGGAGCGATCGAACTGATTCAAAAAGCGGGGTCGCATCTCCGCTTTGTCGACCTGCAGGAATGGGGTCAAAAGACGTACCACTTTGCGCACCAAAAAGCGGTCGTCGATCGCGACGCGTCCTTGCAATGGACAATCGCTGCGATGGGCGGACAACTGGCCAAGGTGAATCAAACGGTCGACTTGGTGGGACCGGGCGCGGATAGCCAAGTCAATGGCGTGATGTTTACCGAAGGCCGCCAGCACTTGGCCTTCCACACGATGCAGCACCATAAGGCTCCGAACTGTCACAGTGATTTCCTTTACAAATCCGCGCAGCAAGACCGCAGTCGCACGGTTTGGAAAGGAATGATCAAGGTCGACAAGGAAGCGCAAAAGACCGACGGTTACCAACGAAACGATAACTTGGTCCTGTCGAATCATTCGCGGGCCGATTCGATTCCCGGGCTGGAAATCGAAGCCGATGATGTCCGCTGTACTCACGGCAGTACGACGTCGAAGGTGGACGAGGAACAGATCTTCTACGCCCAATGCCGCGGCTTCACGCGCAACGAAGCCACGCGGATGATCGTGACCGGATTCTTTCAACAGATCTTTGATCGCATTACGATCGAAAGCGTTCGCGAGGCCCTCGGGGCGGCAATCGCACGTCAGGTCCGCGAGTACAGCTGA
- the sufB gene encoding Fe-S cluster assembly protein SufB, translating into MSTDVSETDQIGEINKYNFRTETTGVFKAKKGLSEEVVHQISDIKEEPDWMRKFRLDSLKEFESRPMPKWGGAIDIDFQDIFYYLRPTDHQGKTWDDVPQEIKDTFEKLGIPEAERKFLAGVKAQFESEVVYGSLQEDLFEKGVIFTDTDSAVREHPDLLRKYFGKVIPATDNKFAALNSAVWSGGSFIYVPPGVHIDFPLQAYFRINEESMGQFERTLIIVDEGASVHYVEGCTAPMYTSESLHSAVVEVVCLKGSRCRYTTIQNWANNIYNLVTKRAYAYEDATMEWVDGNLGSKLTMKYPAVHMMEPGARGEILSIAFANGGQHQDAGAKLVHNAPNTTGQIISKSISKNGGRSSYRGLVHVAPGATNSKNNVVCDALILDPESRSDTYPYIEISEQDVQIGHEASVSRIGEEQMFYLLSRGLTEAEASTMIVNGFIEPLVKELPMEYAIEMNRLIQLQMEGSVG; encoded by the coding sequence ATGTCCACGGACGTTTCCGAAACCGATCAAATCGGCGAAATCAATAAGTACAATTTCCGCACGGAAACCACCGGCGTGTTCAAGGCCAAGAAGGGCTTGAGCGAAGAAGTGGTACACCAGATCAGCGATATCAAAGAAGAACCCGACTGGATGCGCAAGTTCCGTCTGGATTCGCTGAAGGAATTTGAAAGCCGTCCGATGCCCAAGTGGGGCGGTGCGATCGATATCGATTTTCAAGACATTTTTTATTACCTGAGGCCGACCGATCACCAGGGAAAGACCTGGGACGACGTCCCGCAGGAGATTAAAGACACGTTTGAGAAGTTGGGCATTCCCGAAGCGGAGCGAAAGTTCCTGGCCGGTGTGAAGGCTCAGTTCGAAAGCGAAGTCGTCTATGGGTCTTTGCAAGAAGACTTGTTTGAAAAGGGCGTCATCTTCACCGACACCGATTCGGCCGTTCGCGAACACCCGGACTTGTTGCGCAAGTATTTCGGCAAGGTGATCCCGGCCACCGATAACAAGTTCGCGGCGCTCAATAGCGCCGTGTGGTCGGGCGGTTCATTCATCTATGTTCCGCCGGGCGTCCATATCGATTTTCCGTTGCAAGCTTACTTCCGGATCAACGAAGAAAGCATGGGACAATTCGAGCGGACGCTGATCATCGTCGACGAAGGTGCCAGCGTTCACTACGTCGAAGGCTGCACCGCCCCGATGTACACCAGCGAAAGCTTGCATAGTGCCGTTGTGGAAGTCGTTTGCTTGAAGGGGTCGCGGTGTCGCTACACCACGATCCAGAACTGGGCCAACAACATTTACAACTTGGTCACCAAGCGGGCTTATGCCTACGAAGACGCGACCATGGAATGGGTCGACGGCAACTTGGGCAGCAAGCTGACGATGAAGTACCCGGCGGTCCACATGATGGAACCCGGCGCGCGTGGTGAAATCCTTTCCATCGCGTTTGCCAATGGCGGCCAACACCAGGATGCCGGTGCGAAACTGGTGCACAACGCTCCCAATACGACCGGCCAGATCATCAGCAAATCGATCAGCAAGAACGGCGGACGCAGCAGCTATCGCGGTTTGGTTCACGTCGCACCCGGTGCGACCAACAGCAAGAACAACGTCGTCTGTGATGCGTTGATCTTGGATCCCGAAAGCCGCAGCGACACGTACCCGTACATTGAAATTAGCGAGCAGGATGTCCAGATCGGACACGAGGCTAGCGTGTCACGGATCGGCGAAGAACAGATGTTCTATCTGCTCAGTCGCGGACTGACCGAGGCCGAGGCCAGCACCATGATTGTCAACGGGTTCATCGAACCGTTGGTCAAAGAGTTGCCGATGGAGTACGCCATCGAAATGAACCGCCTGATCCAGTTGCAAATGGAAGGCAGCGTCGGCTGA
- the sufC gene encoding Fe-S cluster assembly ATPase SufC: MTHVLKIEDLRVNVGDKPILRGVNLTLRHGETHALMGPNGSGKSTLGLAIMGHPGYEVVGGSIELDGQNVLDMEVDQRARAGLFMAFQRPMAIPGVKMADFLRHATTNVRNPDRKEGEELIPMREFRKELKERMAHLRMDTEFARRYVNDGFSGGEMKRAEILQLAMLQPKFAILDETDSGLDADAVRLASESIADIGREKMGLLIITHHDKLLVHNPPEYTHVMLGGRLVETGGKELAEELHEKGYDRIRAAYPDAEAANQEMLAEEAAV; encoded by the coding sequence ATGACTCACGTACTGAAAATTGAAGACCTGCGTGTCAACGTCGGCGACAAGCCCATCTTGCGCGGCGTGAACTTGACCCTTCGTCACGGCGAAACGCACGCCTTGATGGGACCCAATGGCAGCGGCAAAAGCACCTTGGGTTTGGCCATCATGGGACATCCCGGCTACGAAGTGGTCGGCGGCAGCATCGAATTGGATGGCCAAAACGTCTTGGACATGGAAGTCGACCAGCGTGCTCGTGCCGGACTGTTCATGGCGTTCCAGCGGCCGATGGCGATTCCCGGCGTGAAGATGGCCGACTTCCTGCGTCACGCGACGACCAACGTCCGCAACCCGGATCGTAAAGAAGGCGAAGAACTGATTCCAATGCGTGAATTCCGCAAGGAATTGAAAGAACGCATGGCCCATTTGCGAATGGACACCGAATTCGCACGCCGTTACGTCAACGACGGATTCAGCGGCGGTGAAATGAAGCGTGCGGAAATTCTGCAACTGGCCATGCTGCAGCCCAAGTTCGCGATTCTGGACGAAACGGACAGTGGTTTGGACGCCGATGCCGTGCGTCTGGCCAGCGAATCGATTGCCGACATCGGCCGTGAAAAGATGGGTCTGTTGATCATCACCCACCACGACAAACTGCTGGTCCACAATCCGCCGGAATACACCCACGTCATGCTGGGCGGCCGATTGGTGGAAACGGGCGGCAAAGAATTGGCCGAAGAGCTGCATGAAAAGGGTTACGACCGCATCCGCGCGGCTTATCCCGATGCCGAAGCCGCCAACCAAGAAATGTTGGCCGAAGAAGCTGCGGTTTAA